The following coding sequences lie in one Yamadazyma tenuis chromosome 3, complete sequence genomic window:
- the MDJ2 gene encoding Mitochondrial import motor associating protein (COG:O; EggNog:ENOG503P3W4) produces MVLPIIVGVGATIVAFAVKTTASAYRKFNLLTPEMIGLLNNIKVQRPTTFDVSHPHASQHDYIRRRFINEGFGAKMTENEALMVLGIEGDEIIHLNKQIIKDRYRKLMIANHPDRNGSVYLSQKINEAKAILDESPLSRK; encoded by the coding sequence AtggttcttccaataaTAGTGGGGGTAGGAGCCACCATCGTTGCATTTGCTGTGAAAACCACAGCTTCTGCATACCGAAAGTTCAATCTCTTAACCCCAGAAATGATAGGTTTGCTCAACAACATAAAGGTGCAAAGACCAACGACATTCGATGTTTCCCATCCACATGCATCCCAGCATGACTATATACGACGAAGGTTTATCAACGAAGGATTTGGAGCCAAGATGACCGAAAATGAGGCTCTTATGGTCCTAGGCATAGAAGGAGATGAGATAATTCATCTAAATAAGCAGATCATCAAAGACCGATATAGAAAGTTGATGATTGCCAATCATCCAGATAGAAATGGCAGTGTGTATTTGAGTCAAAAGATCAATGAAGCCAAGGCCATCTTGGATGAAAGCCCATTGTCAAGAAAATGA
- the PEX6 gene encoding peroxisomal assembly protein (EggNog:ENOG503NVEI; BUSCO:EOG09260VTN; COG:O), protein MPSAEETGYGSILTIANLQVINDPSIQEYDSLQVSMELFLKLFPSANTSDKVEDRFVLIKFLGSPDHFHSFKLFKISKISDYLSGSMVVFINDTYLSQFSSRFTLTTALIQSVGHEEIPNLDDVFVAVPGEIYSILKNKTSDSVKNCFMKKYLHGSIACQDDLVREINGEIILCEPVRQGRVTRDTNIYFVKKEQKQSSEVDENIDQTDDINLSNYLSSSLNIDLQSSVFCDFKIAPLINQLLINNLPDIWAKEDSELFVFIRTKELARLGFPVFNGDSVYLNTGSNKLVVKIFTIIEPSDTFSFGTIYISPILLINLDLQTGDLVHMEPLNPIKDKDLQISAIVPLAKTVTISRIASPITLDKTYQQHFFSALKTSFNSSFKVVQAGDFIHVTIDSILSKTMFDLGQDDDAVRVIPTGDPDSVAWFKIVEVLGDEEAPQSAQFRIDPLKTRMILSGVEFTKIPKNESNNWYEYSSLPPVFNYNRFTSQGGSVFQYAKTLKKIISTNKNSKINLKTFVMLSSMSRGLGKTTLVRNLSIELGLNLIELDCVDFINPGSELKTIGLISGSIEKLLSQDHEKDSSFNIIYLKHIESLCPEINENEQGAGVSTSLALKLIQLFEGYFDSRDNIIFVFSTNDVDKVNNNLKSIVKFQIDFGVPNEDERLEIFKFLIKNETKPSVDEFIPEVYDYVDGFTGNNTLNFGFQIRKDVKLQNLALQSAGLTPRDLISIFKKSKNLAIKRLRKLSKDLEKLVKVGNGGTIELVPSDFNSAINEARNEFSDSIGAPRIPNVKWEDIGGLDVVKDEILDTIDMPLKHPELFNNGLKKRSGILFYGPPGTGKTLLAKAIATNFSLNFFSVKGPELLNMYIGESEANVRRVFQKARDAKPCVIFFDELDSVAPKRGNQGDSGGVMDRIVSQLLAELDGMSGGNGNGDGVFVVGATNRPDLLDEALLRPGRYDKMLYLGISDTNDKQVKILEALTRKFKLDDDVNLDQIAENCTFNFTGADFYALCSDSMLNAMTRLANEVDIKITQYNEKLIAEGKDAMSTRWWFDNIATEDDTEVVVKMVDFLKAQRELVPSVSSEELAHYLKIRQNFEGSKQKKEVNGSINNEPTDANGESNGIHEVSFAADISQQSPPNGTTVTELDGVSIQND, encoded by the coding sequence ATGCCGTCAGCTGAAGAAACTGGGTATGGGTCTATCCTCACCATTGCTAATCTTCAAGTGATCAATGACCCTTCAATCCAAGAGTATGACTCCCTACAAGTGTCTATGGAGCTCTTTCTCAAGCTATTTCCTAGCGCAAATACTAGTGATAAAGTTGAGGATAGATTCgtattgatcaagttcttagGATCTCCAGACCACTTCCAtctgttcaagttgttcaagataaGCAAAATCAGCGATTATTTATCTGGGAGTATGGTGGTATTCATCAATGATACCTATTTATCGCAGTTCTCCAGCAGGTTCACATTGACAACTGCTTTAATCCAGTCAGTTGGTCATGAAGAAATCCCCAATCTCGATGATGTGTTTGTCGCTGTTCCTGGTGAAATCTACCTGATTTTAAAGAACAAAACTAGTGATTCTGTTAAAAATTGTTTCATGAAGAAGTACTTGCATGGCTCTATTGCGTGTCAGGACGACTTGGTGAGAGAAATCAATGGAGAGATCATTTTGTGTGAGCCTGTACGCCAAGGCCGTGTGACTCGGGACACAAACATCTACTTTGTCAAGAAGGAGCAAAAACAGCTGTCCGAAGTAGACGAAAATATCGACCAAACCGATGACATTAACTTGTCTAACTACCTTTCTTCGTCCCTTAATATTGACCTTCAGCTGTCTGTGTTTTGTGACTTCAAAATCGCTCCTTTGATAAATCAATTactcatcaacaatttaCCCGACATCTGGGCCAAAGAAGATAGCGAATTGTTTGTATTTATCAGGACTAAAGAATTGGCCAGACTTGGATTTCCTGTATTCAATGGTGATAGTGTCTACTTGAACACTGGATCCAATAAGCTCGTGGTAAAGATCTTCACCATTATTGAACCTAGTGATACTTTTAGTTTTGGAACCATTTACATTCTGCCTATTCTTTTGATAAACTTGGATTTACAAACGGGCGATTTGGTTCATATGGAGCCATTGAATCCTATAAAGGATAAAGATCTTCAGATCTCAGCTATAGTGCCGTTGGCTAAGACTGTTACTATTTCAAGAATTGCATCGCCTATTACTTTGGACAAAACTTATCAACAGCATTTCTTCTCGGCATTGAAGACctccttcaattcaagCTTCAAAGTGGTTCAAGCTGGCGATTTTATCCATGTTACTATTGACTCAATTTTGTCTAAAACGATGTTTGACTTGGGacaagatgatgatgctgTTCGTGTCATTCCCACTGGGGACCCCGATTCAGTAGCCTGGTTCAAGATTGTTGAGGTGTTgggtgatgaagaagctccACAAAGTGCTCAATTCAGAATCGATCCTCTTAAAACACGGATGATTTTATCAGGGGTGGAGTTCACCAAGATTCCGAAAAATGAGCTGAACAATTGGTATGAATACTCGCTGCTTCCTCCAGTATTCAATTACAATAGATTCACTTCCCAAGGGGGTTCGGTGTTTCAATATGCAAAGACTTTAAAGAAAATCATTCTGACTAACAAGAATTCAAAAATTAACCTCAAGACATTTGTGATGTTAAGTTCGATGTCTCGAGGTTTGGGTAAGACTACCTTGGTAAGAAACTTGAGTATTGAGCTTGGTTTGAACCTCATTGAGTTGGACTGTGTTGATTTCATAAATCCAGGGAGTGAACTCAAAACTATTGGTTTGATAAGTGGATCCATTGAAAAGTTATTGAGTCAAGACCATGAAAAGGATTCAtctttcaatatcatctACTTGAAACATATTGAAAGTCTATGTCCCGAAATCAACGAAAATGAGCAAGGTGCTGGTGTGTCTACGTCTTTGGCATTGAAGCTAATTCAATTGTTTGAAGGCTATTTCGACTCTAGAGACAATATTATCTTTGTTTTCAGTACCAATGACGTGGATAAAGTTAACAATAACTTGAAACTGATTGTGAAATTCCAAATTGATTTCGGAGTTCCCAATGAGGATGAAAGATTGgagattttcaagtttttgatcaaaaatgAAACAAAACCTCTGGTTGATGAATTCATTCCTGAGGTTTATGACTATGTTGATGGCTTTACCGGAAATAATACCCTAAATTTTGGGTTTCAAATTAGAAAAGATGTAAAGCTCCAAAATTTAGCCTTACAATCTGCCGGTTTAACCCCTAGAGATTTGATTTCGATCTTCAAAAAATCTAAGAACCTTGCAATTAAAAGATTGCGGAAGCTttccaaggacttggagaagCTAGTTAAGGTTGGTAATGGTGGAACGATCGAGTTGGTGCCTCTGGATTTCAACAGTGCCATCAACGAGGCAAGAAACGAATTTAGTGACTCTATTGGTGCACCTCGTATTCCAAATGTCAAATGGGAAGATATCGGTGGTCTAGATGTTGTGAAAGACGAAATTTTGGACACTATCGATATGCCTTTAAAGCACCCTGAGTTGTTTAACAATGGTCTCAAGAAGCGTTCTGGTATTTTGTTCTATGGTCCTCCCGGTACCGGTAAGACTTTATTAGCAAAAGCCATTGCaaccaacttttctttgaatttcttcaGTGTTAAAGGGCCAGAGTTGTTAAACATGTACATTGGTGAAAGTGAAGCCAATGTTCGTAGAGTATTTCAGAAAGCTAGAGATGCAAAACCCTGTGTTATCTTTTTCGATGAGTTGGACTCGGTCGCTCCGAAGAGAGGTAACCAAGGAGACTCTGGAGGAGTTATGGATAGAATTGTTTCTCAATTATTGGCTGAATTGGACGGAATGAGTGGAGGAAATGGAAATGGGGatggtgtttttgtggtGGGAGCCACTAATAGACCCgatttgttggatgaaGCTTTATTGAGACCAGGAAGATACGACAAAATGTTGTATTTGGGGATCAGTGACACCAATGACAAACAAgtgaagatcttggaggCTTTAACAAGGAAGTTTAAACTCGATGACGATGTCAATTTGGACCAAATTGCTGAAAATTGTACCTTCAATTTCACAGGTGCCGATTTTTATGCATTGTGTTCTGACTCTATGTTGAATGCCATGACTAGACTTGCCaatgaagttgatataAAGATTACCCAATACAACGAGAAATTGATTGCCGAAGGTAAAGATGCGATGTCCACCAGATGGTGGTTCGATAACATTGCAACTGAAGATGACACAGAAGTGGTAGTGAAGATGGTAGATTTTTTGAAGGCTCAAAGAGAGTTAGTTCCCTCAGTCAGTTCTGAAGAATTGGCACattacttgaagatcaGACAAAACTTTGAAGGATCAAAGCAGAAAAAAGAAGTCAACGGCTCTATCAATAATGAACCGACAGATGCCAATGGAGAGCTGAATGGTATCCATGAAGTGTCATTTGCAGCTGATATTTCTCAACaatctccaccaaatggGACAACTGTCACTGAACTTGATGGCGTTTCTATCCAAAACGACTGA